A single Triticum dicoccoides isolate Atlit2015 ecotype Zavitan chromosome 2A, WEW_v2.0, whole genome shotgun sequence DNA region contains:
- the LOC119357945 gene encoding uncharacterized protein LOC119357945 — MAPKIQTESVLSETMRLNIGGSTFEDEVLQLSDVSHDEVMRAQRTLEDVFMECLPTSILESPHDDPICYLASGAVRTPVTRALPPRFASTSTSTSTTRLPLRGIRESTFAFHVSAASVPRPPAMDYTTRVIAFHGLFHTINVIVFTGNSLILLGELNLNLRQGVCTISEKKLIERVSDYYMTKATHKVSKIRKTTNKSVKRLAQPIQCKMMLTSVEHMENSGELKLFEQLGIKVYHANVVDPKLMMFTAVFLNNCIAGELIDDFLSKKHTQLTAYGIQSIKQQMIDKNETICALFWKNHFHVMLQLHGTLLLLQNTSDQVEKPIAWQHINDVLDSSWTQGNDYVAKSVYFRGCWTFIIYPNMNGSSALVALCNAILLRGDVDLSKILDCNLSLNLAQLHQVVFGAKKTVSYTMTPEQWLVAVGCLHQHVDVKINFKNIYNIKITKDLQIFEGLGFRLCHGFIADPEDLNLCNAIGEKYYDCTTESPTSHLKADDHGKLLDKFLKDHDTELTPYGYNISTLFCFHTAIKCNNRIFVLNPSLRSFDEQKIWRSLDTVDGAGATLASLPDPISGKSGEFICINSDCLLAFTSSFNLQRHNYVNHTSSGSTKLDILQHRSEYSNCWDSLSSKESAEILSLEDMQFKNLEGKLIVRILEQRSSQKDGVAMMLLDIRRRSMEGEKITSEVLFAVLDGASEKTLLRSDIRNCKEGGIWDVSPSDIITDMNSLLACHSYLLEKALMNKWLQYKAALAYKVGEDLIATKKSRGKKVNDQNSQGELDISAHSTEDHSSNSTDQHDSPPLEGTKGHSSNSTGQHDDPPLEGTGDGTKDDISQSLKHTEDDSIGNLYDLILEFLRSFRNNDPKKFYRGEIETIKYMGNLDIHIHFPHMKEYSAELAAYIIDHHDSDGVKADISRAAAQYLVEHNIGKPEEEIHEGIKVIMVDLPSPTSNMSFKKYARLNKLIRPFKLPKKFRRLFSLRWKGRLYLMTYAGRRAARGLMNCIIKKHKEKLCWRGEWKLSDMRIEDGLFVIDTEALYVADVEGMAWDYKKYIELLNPFYVIVEQSSSSGSKKKQSSSSGSKKKQSSSSSSKEKQSSNSPPYWEILQTDTMAMPDPFKDPKAFDRFQKYMSAHFAFMPPVSIFQFLCLLFSICDGLRPNNDQQYGPLNVKPKGVENWTPKAIGVFLFNDVFFYSKNGVIVNAYSNTYWYMLKFVRHFSSHILSLTKNTEGQDVQDMILIHLMLACRLDRNLASLIRHIVNQTNMDGLFLRAWQALLASDDKIEEDFLEDQVSESEDEESDTDVEETRDEIEDEDIADLEPFKSEDEE; from the exons ATGGCGCCCAAGATCCAGACCGAAAGCGTGCTTAGCGAGACTATGCGCCTCAATATTGGTGGATCTACCTTCGAAGATGAAG TCCTCCAACTCTCTGATGTATCTCATGATGAAGTTATGCGTGCTCAGAGGACTTTGGAAGATGTTTTCATGGAGTGCCTGCCGACGAGCATACTAGAGAGCCCACATG ACGACCCAATTTGCTACCTCGCTTCTGGAGCAGTCCGCACGCCGGTGACCCGGGCGCTTCCTCCGCGATTTGCCTCGACCTCGACCTCTACCTCGACGACCCGCCTCCCGCTGCGCGGCATCCGTGAGTCGACCTTCGCCTTCCACGTCTCCGCCGCCT CTGTTCCCCGCCCGCCCGCCATGGATTATACAACCAGGGTCATTGCTTTCCATGGACTGTTTCACACTATT AATGTGATTGTCTTCACGGGTAATTCATTAATTCTATTGGGCGAGCTCAACTTAAATTTAAGGCAAGGTGTTTGTACTATATCAGAGAAGAAACTTATTGAGCGTGTCTCTGATTATTATATGACTAAGGCCACTCACAAG GTGTCGAAAATTAGGAAAACTACAAATAAGTCCGTCAAACGCTTGGCACAACCCATTCAATGTAAAATGATGCTCACAAG TGTTGAGCATATGGAGAACAGCGGAGAACTCAAATTATTTGAGCAATTGGGTATTAAAGTTTATCATGCCAATGTTGTTGATCCCAAG CTAATGATGTTCACTGCAGTGTTTCTAAACAATTGCATTGCAGGGGAATTGATTGATGACTTCCTTAGCAAGAAACACACTCAGTTAACAGCATACGG TATTCAGTCTATAAAACAACAGATGATAGATAAGAATGAAACCATATGTGCTTTGTTCTGGAAGAATCACTTTCACGTGATGTTGCAG CTACATGGAACTTTACTTCTGTTACAAAATACTTCAGACCAGGTTGAAAAGCCTATTGCATGGCAGCATATCAATGAT GTTTTGGACAGCTCATGGACACAAGGGAATGACTATGTTGCAAAATCTGTGTATTTTAGAGGTTGCTGGACATTCATTATTTATCCTAATATGAATGGCTCATCCGCACTGGTAGCACTAT GCAATGCCATCCTTCTAAGAGGTGATGTGGACCTGAGTAAAATACTTGATTGTAACTTGAGTCTAAATCTTGCCCAACTTCATCAAGTTGTTTTCGGGGCCAAAAAG ACTGTGTCCTATACCATGACGCCAGAACAATGGCTTGTAGCAGTAGGATGCCTTCATCAACATGTCGATGTTAAAATCAACTTCAAAAA CATCTACAACATAAAAATCACGAAAGACCTTCAGATTTTTGAGGGCCTTGGCTTTCGTTTATGTCATGGTTTCATCGCTGACCCGGAG GATCTCAATCTTTGCAATGCAATTGGAGAAAAGTATTATGATTGTACAACTGAGAGCCCAACTTCTCATTTGAAGGCTGACGATCATG GAAAGTTACTTGATAAGTTCCTAAAAGATCATGATACTGAACTAACACCATATGGGTACAACATATCTACACTAT TTTGC TTTCATACAGCTATCAAG TGCAATAACCGCATCTTTGTTTTGAATCCAAGTTTGAGGTCATTTGATGAACAGAAAATATGGAGAAGTTTAGACACT GTGGATGGTGCTGGAGCAACTTTGGCCAGTCTTCCTGACCCT ATCTCTGGAAAATCAGGCGAATTTATATGCATCAATTCAGATTGTTTATTGGCATTTACGTCATCATTTAATCTTCAACGGCATAATTATGTTAATCATACAAGTTCTGGCAGCACAAAATTG gacaTTTTGCAACACAGAAGTGAATATAGTAATTGTTGGGATAGT CTCTCATCTAAAGAGTCTGCCGAGATATTGTCTCTAGAGGATATGCAATTTAAG AATCTTGAGGGAAAACTCATTGTGCGAATACTAGAACAGCGATCTTCTCAAAAGGACGGAGTTGCTATGATGTTGTTG GACATTAGGCGTCGTTCCATGGAAGGAGAAAAGATAACGTCAGAAGTTCTGTTTGCTGTTCTCGATGGCGCCAGCGAGAAAACTTTGTTACGCTCTGATATTCGTAATTGCAAAGAGGGAGGAATATGGGACGTCAGTCCGAGTGACATCATAACTGACATGaactcattgcttgcatgtcacagCTACTTGCTTGAGAAGGCATTG ATGAACAAATGGTTACAATACAAGGCTGCACTAGCATATAAAGTTGGGGAAGATCTTATTGCCACGAAGAAAAG TAGGGGAAAGAAGGTCAACGACCAAAACAGTCAGGGAGAGCTGGATATTTCTGCTCATTCTACCGAAGATCATAGTTCTAATTCTACTGACCAACATGATAGCCCACCTTTAGAAGGCACCAAAGGTCATAGTTCTAATTCTACTGGCCAACATGATGATCCACCTTTAGAAGGCACTGGAGACGGTACAAAAGATGACAT TAGCCAATCCTTAAAACATACTGAAGACGACAGCATTGGCAATCTGTATGATTTGATTCTTGAATTCCTTAGGAG CTTTAGGAACAACGACCCCAAAAAGTTCTACAGAGGCGAAATTGAAACGATTAAGTATATGGGCAATTTGGATATACACATTCATTTTCCGCACATGAAAGAGTATTCTGCAGAACTTGCTGCATATATTATTGATCATCATGACAGTGACGG GGTTAAAGCTGATATATCACGTGCTGCTGCTCAATACCTTGTTGAACATAACATTGGAAAACCTGAGGAAGAGATACATGAGGGTATAAAAGTGATAATGGTGGATCTGCCCTCACCAACCAG TAACATGTCCTTTAAGAAATATGCTAGGCTAAACAAGTTGATAAGGCCTTTTAAACTTCCGAAGAAGTTTCGTCGACTTTTTTCACTTAGATGGAAAGGAAGattgtacttgatgacatatgCTGGAAGAAGAGCTGCTCGTGGGCTAATGAACTGCATCATTAAGAAGCACAAGGAAAAACTTTGTTGGAGAGGTGAATGGAAATTGTCTGACATGCGCATCGAAGATGGATTGTTTGTTATTGACACAGAAGCATTGTATGTTGCGGATGTCGAGGGTATGGCTTGGGATTATAAGAAGTACATTGAGCTTCTGAATCCTTTCTATGTCATAGTTGAACAATCCTCCTCCTCTGGGTCAAAGAAAAAACAATCCTCTTCCTCTGGGTCAAAGAAAAAacaatcctcctcctcctcgtcaaaAGAAAAACAATCCTCCAATAGTCCACCATATTGGGAAATTCTTCAAACTGACACCATGGCGATGCCAGATCCGTTCAAGGACCCAAAGGCATTTGACAGATTTCAGAAGTACATGTCTGCACACTTTGCATTCATGCCACCAGTTAGTATATTTCAGTTTCTTTGTCTGCTATTTAGCATTTGTGATGGACTGCGGCCAAACAACGATCAACAATATGGACCGTTGAACGTTAAGCCGAAGGGTGTTGAAAATTGGACACCCAAGGCTATAGGAGTATTTCTGTTTAATGACGTCTTCTTCTATTCGAAGAATGGTGTCATTGTCAATGCGTATAGTAATACGTACTGGTATATGCTAAAGTTTGTTAGACATTTCTCTTCACATATTCTAAGTCTGACAAAG AACACTGAAGGCCAAGACGTCCAAGATATGATCTTAATACATTTAATGCTAGCCTGTCGTCTTGATCGTAATTTGGCATCACTAATTCGACACATTGTTAATCAAACAAACATGGATGGACT ATTTTTACGTGCATGGCAAGCGCTCTTAGCTTCAGA TGATAAAATCGAGGAGGATTTCTTAGAAGATCAAGtatctgaatctgaggatgaagaaagTGACACTGATGTTGAAGAGACAAG GGATGAAATCGAGGATGAAGATATTGCAGATCTTGAACCGTTCAAATCTGAGGATGAAGAGTGA